One genomic window of Arachis stenosperma cultivar V10309 chromosome 10, arast.V10309.gnm1.PFL2, whole genome shotgun sequence includes the following:
- the LOC130956067 gene encoding uncharacterized protein LOC130956067 — protein MAEILHTPVDERLTELLHQTFEVHNQISSSKTKIQRVPTFLRQNPDFAKYCIPKMISFGPIHYQNDDLKQGQQFKLQWTSLYIDEYSEETNGSTNKEAAAKLLYKIIQDNIGRLKLLFSVDVIECYVDKELIWMLFVDGCSLLYYMDKVEDHRPEKLRLKLDQLMYTYRDIMLLENQLPMELLELLSKKKGADLGFLMHNFLSGGNAKQLGMYAIKLKQNPTHILDYYRSNFVDAENGKYVMKQDDSKGDDEDIQVSLPPEDLDAPPVDRDASRFWERYKNIRDLKSAGIRVKPNKSNVLKWDNISFTSKWFGGELRLPMFLFNDNSPYYFRNMIAYEMCPDFNNNFGCSSFFSFMDSLIDDAEDVKELRLAGVFQNLLGSDEELAKFFNELGHDLPTKLFHYIRTDAVAYSKKYIQVKFQIQKHYRKRWNKWLAEARSTYFNTPWSLLAFLAALLALLLTFIQAWYAIHPKH, from the coding sequence ATGGCTGAGATATTACATACCCCTGTGGATGAAAGGCTTACCGAGCTCCTACATCAAACATTTGAAGTTCATAATCAAATTTCCAGTTCCAAGACCAAGATCCAAAGAGTTCCTACCTTTTTGCGTCAGAATCCTGATTTTGCTAAGTACTGCATACCCAAAATGATATCATTTGGTCCCATTCATTACCAGAATGATGATTTGAAGCAAGGCCAACAATTCAAACTTCAATGGACATCCCTCTATATAGATGAGTACAGTGAGGAAACTAATGGAAGCACTAATAAGGAAGCAGCAGCCAAGCTTTTGTATAAAATTATACAAGATAACATTgggagattgaagttgttgttTAGCGTGGATGTGATCGAATGCTATGTTGACAAGGAACTTATTTGGATGTTGTTTGTGGACGGATGTTCTTTGCTCTATTACATGGACAAGGTCGAAGATCACCGGCCGGAAAAACTAAGGCTAAAGCTTGATCAGTTGATGTATACTTACAGAGATATTATGTTGCTCGAAAATCAACTTCCAATGGAATTGCTAGAGTTACTAAGCAAGAAAAAGGGTGCTGATTTGGGGTTTCTAATGCACAATTTTTTGTCTGGTGGAAATGCTAAGCAACTTGGAATGTACGCAATCAAACTCAAGCAGAATCCAACTCATATACTTGATTATTATCGCTCGAATTTCGTTGATGCAGAGAATGGAAAGTATGTCATGAAGCAAGATGATAGTAAAGGTGATGATGAAGATATTCAAGTCTCTCTCCCTCCCGAAGATCTAGATGCACCTCCGGTGGACAGAGATGCATCACGTTTTTGGGAAAGGTACAAGAACATTCGAGATCTTAAGTCGGCAGGGATTCGAGTTAAGCCAAACAAGTCAAATGTGTTAAAATGGGATAACATCTCTTTCACCTCCAAATGGTTTGGTGGAGAATTAAGACTTCCTATGTTCTTGTTCAATGATAACTCACCTTATTATTTCCGGAACATGATTGCATATGAGATGTGTCCAGATTTTAATAACAATTTCGGATGtagctcattcttttcattcATGGATTCTCTGATTGATGATGCCGAAGATGTAAAAGAGCTCAGATTAGCTGGTGTGTTCCAGAACTTGCTAGGGAGCGATGAAGAATTGGCGAAGTTCTTCAATGAATTGGGCCATGACTTGCCAACTAAATTGTTTCATTATATCAGAACTGATGCTGTGGCCTATAGCAAAAAGTATATCCAAGTCAAGTTTCAAATTCAAAAGCATTATAGAAAAAGATGGAATAAGTGGCTCGCTGAAGCACGCAGTACTTACTTCAATACCCCATGGTCTCTGCTTGCCTTTCTTGCTGCATTACTAGCATTACTTCTCACTTTTATTCAAGCTTGGTATGCTATACATCCAAAGCATTAG
- the LOC130956468 gene encoding uncharacterized protein LOC130956468, with protein MGEEREDPQKIKRIAADSYDYDNDPRWQDYWSNVLIPPHMASRNDVVSHYKRKFYQRYLDPDLVVEPMSASGSSQPARTSTASTSPSGANEPTRRRSSGSTDRTSGTSTTAGSSPTSLQWDRQMILFSVNAWVFVVAVVAAIPLVPTYLSHRAYRLSFMGTTCSALFSLYSQHGKPRAWNMQALQVYFQSIIASKNFIYFLYSVTFVTSQLCLKFALIPIICWAFEHVAKFLRRNFSRSTLYRKYLEEPCVWVESNSTTLNILTSHVEIGLGFLLIFSLFSSQRNVIQTFMYWQLLKLMYHVPVTAAYHQSVWAQIGRSINPYIHRYAPFLKTPISAAQRWWLR; from the exons ATGggtgaagagagagaagatCCACAGAAGATTAAGCGAATAGCGGCGGATTCATACGACTACGACAACGACCCCAGATGGCAAGATTACTGGTCCAACGTCCTCATCCCTCCTCACATGGCCTCtcgaaacgacgtcgtttcgcATTACAAGCGCAAGTTCTACCAGCGCTACCTt GATCCTGATCTGGTTGTGGAACCAATGTCGGCTTCTGGTTCATCCCAGCCAGCACGAACCTCAACAGCATCAACATCGCCATCCGGAGCAAATGAACCAACCCGCAGAAGAAGCTCTG GATCAACTGATAGAACTTCAGGGACATCCACAACTGCAGGTTCCAGTCCAACTTCTCTGCAATGGGATCGACAGATGATTCTGTTTTCTGTTAATGCTTGG GTATTTGTTGTGGCTGTTGTTGCAGCCATCCCATTGGTACCTACTTATCTTTCTCATAGGGCTTATCGACTTTCTTTTATGGGTACTACTTGCTCTGCTCTGTTCTCATTGTACTCGCAACATGGG AAACCAAGAGCATGGAATATGCAGGCCTTGCAAGTTTACTTTCAATCCATAATTGCTTCAAAGAATTTTATATACTTCCTCTACTCCGTTACATTCGTTACATCACAACTTTGTCTAAAAT TTGCTTTGATCCCCATCATATGTTGGGCATTTGAACATGTAGCAAAGTTCCTTAGGCGTAATTTCAGCCGCTCCACCTTGTACAG GAAGTACTTGGAAGAGCCCTGTGTTTGGGTAGAGTCAAACAGTACTACTCTCAATATACTAACATCACATGTTGAGATTGGACTTGGATTCTTGCTGATTTTCTCACTATTCTC GTCACAGCGTAATGTAATACAGACATTCATGTACTGGCAG CTGTTAAAGCTCATGTATCATGTTCCAGTTACTGCCGCATATCATCAGAGTGTTTGGGCTCAAATCGGGCGGTCGATCAATCCATACATCCATCGTTATGCACCATTCTTGAAGACTCCAATATCTGCAGCCCAAAGATGGTGGTTAAGGTAG